The Castanea sativa cultivar Marrone di Chiusa Pesio chromosome 11, ASM4071231v1 genome contains a region encoding:
- the LOC142617617 gene encoding 3-hydroxyisobutyryl-CoA hydrolase 1-like, with amino-acid sequence MDSLNSTKPDDHQILVEEKLSARILTLNRPKQLNALLFQMISRLLELFIAYEEDSNVKLVIVKEKGRAFCAGGDVAALNRDVNEGTWRLGAKFICMQYTLNYILATNRKPQVSILNGIVMGGGAGASIHGRFRVATENSVFAMPEIALGLFPDVGASYFMSRLPGFFGEYLGLTGTRLDGAEMLVCGLATHFVPSERLSLLEEALCKVDSSDPAIISAVINEYSKQPHMKEKSAYHRLNVIDRCFSQRTVEEIISALEREALNKKDDWISETIQSLKRASPTSLKISLRSIREGRLQGVGQCLIHEYRIACHALQGKLSKDFFEGVRAILLDKDKNPKWEPSKLELVSDDMVDSYFSMMDDEGWEDLKLPARSNLPAYAIAKL; translated from the exons atggATTCCCTGAATTCTACTAAACCCGACGACCACCAG ATTTTGGTTGAAGAGAAGTTGTCTGCAAGAATATTGACATTGAATAGACCTAAGCAACTGAATGCCCTTTTATTTCAAATG ATTTCTCGGCTATTGGAGCTTTTCATTGCATATGAGGAGGATTCTAATGTGAAGTTGGTAATTGTCAAG gaaaaGGGAAGAGCATTTTGTGCTGGAGGTGATGTTGCAGCACTGAATCGGGATGTTAATGAAG GTACCTGGAGGTTAGGTGCaaaatttatttgtatgcaGTACACCTTAAATTACATTTTGGCAACAAATCGTAAACCCCAG GTTTCAATCCTTAATGGAATTGTCATGGGAGGTGGGGCAGGGGCTTCAATACATGGTAGATTCCGGGTTGCAACAGAAAATTCG GTCTTTGCAATGCCAGAAATAGCTTTGGGACTCTTCCCAGATGTGGGTGCCTCCTATTTCATGTCAAGACTTCCTGGATTCTTTG GAGAATATCTTGGTCTTACAGGCACTAGGTTGGATGGTGCTGAAATGCTTGTATGTGGGCTTGCAACTCACTTTGTCCCCTCTGAG AGATTGTCTTTGTTGGAAGAAGCACTGTGCAAGGTAGATTCAAGTGATCCAGCCATAATCTCCGCAGTTATTAATGAGTACTCAAAGCAACCTCACATGAAAGAGAAAAGTGCATATCACAG ATTGAATGTCATTGATAGGTGCTTTTCTCAAAGAACAGTGGAAGAAATTATATCTGCCCTT GAGAGAGAGGCCTTGAATAAGAAGGATGATTGGATCTCTGAAACAATCCAATCACTAAAGAGAGCATCACCAACAAGCCTTAAAATTTCTCTGAGATCG ATTAGAGAGGGACGGCTCCAAGGTGTTGGTCAATGTCTTATTCATGAGTATAGAATTGCTTGTCATGCCTTGCAAGGAAAACTCAGCAAGGATTTCTTTGAG GGCGTTAGAGCTATACTATTGGATAAAGATAAGAACCCAAAG TGGGAGCCCTCTAAATTGGAGCTTGTTAGTGACGATATGGTTGACTCATACTTCTCTATGATGGATGATGAAGGCTGGGAAGATCTAAAGCTCCCTGCGAGATCTAATTTGCCTGCATATGCCATTGCAAAGCTTTAA
- the LOC142617827 gene encoding 3-hydroxyisobutyryl-CoA hydrolase 1-like isoform X2, translating into MYQAIHNSLSGERERERGMDALNSTKPDDHQILVEEKLSARILTLNRPKQLNALLFQMISRLLELFIAYEEDSNVKLVIVKGKGRAFCAGGDVAAVNRDINEGTWRLGAKFVWMQYTLNYILATNRKPQVFAMPEIALGLFPDVGASYFVSRLPGFFGEYLGLTGTRLDGAEMLVCGLATHFVPSERLSLLEEALCKVDSSDPAIISAVINEYSKQPYMKEKSAYRRLNVIDRCFSQRTVEEIISALEREALNKKDDWISETIQSLKRASPTSLKISLRSIREGRLQGVGQCLIREFRIACHAMQGKLSKDFFEGIRAILLDKDKNPKWEPSKLELVSDDMVDSYFSMMDDEGWEDLKLPARSNLPAYAIAKL; encoded by the exons ATGTACCAGGCAATTCACAATTCCCttagtggagagagagagagagagagaggcatggATGCACTCAATTCTACTAAACCCGACGACCACCAG ATTTTGGTTGAAGAGAAGTTGTCTGCAAGAATATTGACATTGAATAGACCTAAGCAACTGAATGCCCTTTTATTTCAAATG ATTTCTCGGCTATTGGAGCTTTTCATTGCATATGAGGAGGATTCTAATGTGAAGTTGGTAATTGTCAAG GGAAAGGGAAGAGCATTTTGTGCTGGAGGTGATGTTGCGGCAGTGAATCGGGATATTAATGAAG GTACCTGGAGGTTAGGTGCAAAATTCGTTTGGATGCAGTACACCTTAAATTACATTTTGGCAACAAATCGTAAACCCCAG GTCTTTGCAATGCCAGAAATAGCTTTGGGACTCTTCCCAGATGTGGGTGCCTCCTATTTCGTGTCAAGACTCCCTGGATTCTTTG GAGAATATCTTGGTCTTACAGGCACTAGGTTGGATGGTGCTGAAATGCTTGTATGTGGGCTTGCAACTCACTTTGTCCCCTCTGAG AGATTGTCTTTGTTGGAAGAAGCACTGTGCAAGGTAGATTCAAGTGATCCAGCCATAATCTCCGCAGTTATTAATGAGTACTCAAAGCAACCTTATATGAAAGAGAAAAGTGCATATCGCAG ATTGAATGTCATTGATAGGTGCTTTTCTCAAAGAACAGTGGAAGAAATTATATCTGCCCTT GAGAGAGAGGCCTTGAATAAGAAGGATGATTGGATCTCCGAAACAATCCAATCACTAAAGAGAGCATCACCAACAAGCCTTAAAATTTCTCTGAGATCG ATTAGAGAGGGACGGCTCCAAGGTGTTGGTCAATGTCTTATTCGTGAGTTTAGAATTGCTTGTCATGCCATGCAAGGAAAACTCAGCAAGGATTTCTTTGAG GGCATTAGAGCTATACTATTGGATAAAGATAAGAACCCAAAG TGGGAGCCCTCTAAATTGGAGCTTGTTAGTGACGATATGGTTGACTCATACTTCTCTATGATGGATGATGAAGGCTGGGAAGATCTAAAGCTCCCTGCGAGATCTAATTTGCCTGCATATGCCATTGCAAAGCTTTAA
- the LOC142617827 gene encoding 3-hydroxyisobutyryl-CoA hydrolase 1-like isoform X1, which produces MYQAIHNSLSGERERERGMDALNSTKPDDHQILVEEKLSARILTLNRPKQLNALLFQMISRLLELFIAYEEDSNVKLVIVKGKGRAFCAGGDVAAVNRDINEGTWRLGAKFVWMQYTLNYILATNRKPQVSILNGIVMGGGAGASIHGRFRVATENSVFAMPEIALGLFPDVGASYFVSRLPGFFGEYLGLTGTRLDGAEMLVCGLATHFVPSERLSLLEEALCKVDSSDPAIISAVINEYSKQPYMKEKSAYRRLNVIDRCFSQRTVEEIISALEREALNKKDDWISETIQSLKRASPTSLKISLRSIREGRLQGVGQCLIREFRIACHAMQGKLSKDFFEGIRAILLDKDKNPKWEPSKLELVSDDMVDSYFSMMDDEGWEDLKLPARSNLPAYAIAKL; this is translated from the exons ATGTACCAGGCAATTCACAATTCCCttagtggagagagagagagagagagaggcatggATGCACTCAATTCTACTAAACCCGACGACCACCAG ATTTTGGTTGAAGAGAAGTTGTCTGCAAGAATATTGACATTGAATAGACCTAAGCAACTGAATGCCCTTTTATTTCAAATG ATTTCTCGGCTATTGGAGCTTTTCATTGCATATGAGGAGGATTCTAATGTGAAGTTGGTAATTGTCAAG GGAAAGGGAAGAGCATTTTGTGCTGGAGGTGATGTTGCGGCAGTGAATCGGGATATTAATGAAG GTACCTGGAGGTTAGGTGCAAAATTCGTTTGGATGCAGTACACCTTAAATTACATTTTGGCAACAAATCGTAAACCCCAG GTTTCAATCCTTAATGGAATTGTCATGGGAGGTGGGGCAGGGGCTTCAATACATGGTAGATTCCGGGTTGCAACAGAAAATTCG GTCTTTGCAATGCCAGAAATAGCTTTGGGACTCTTCCCAGATGTGGGTGCCTCCTATTTCGTGTCAAGACTCCCTGGATTCTTTG GAGAATATCTTGGTCTTACAGGCACTAGGTTGGATGGTGCTGAAATGCTTGTATGTGGGCTTGCAACTCACTTTGTCCCCTCTGAG AGATTGTCTTTGTTGGAAGAAGCACTGTGCAAGGTAGATTCAAGTGATCCAGCCATAATCTCCGCAGTTATTAATGAGTACTCAAAGCAACCTTATATGAAAGAGAAAAGTGCATATCGCAG ATTGAATGTCATTGATAGGTGCTTTTCTCAAAGAACAGTGGAAGAAATTATATCTGCCCTT GAGAGAGAGGCCTTGAATAAGAAGGATGATTGGATCTCCGAAACAATCCAATCACTAAAGAGAGCATCACCAACAAGCCTTAAAATTTCTCTGAGATCG ATTAGAGAGGGACGGCTCCAAGGTGTTGGTCAATGTCTTATTCGTGAGTTTAGAATTGCTTGTCATGCCATGCAAGGAAAACTCAGCAAGGATTTCTTTGAG GGCATTAGAGCTATACTATTGGATAAAGATAAGAACCCAAAG TGGGAGCCCTCTAAATTGGAGCTTGTTAGTGACGATATGGTTGACTCATACTTCTCTATGATGGATGATGAAGGCTGGGAAGATCTAAAGCTCCCTGCGAGATCTAATTTGCCTGCATATGCCATTGCAAAGCTTTAA